A stretch of Bifidobacterium sp. ESL0704 DNA encodes these proteins:
- a CDS encoding tRNA-dihydrouridine synthase, with translation MTTDNRSTLFSPLTLPTPDGTGFALRNRTILSPMCQYAVDRQDGVATDWHLQHYGAIAAGGFGLLTIESTGVNAIGRISPRDLGMYNETQEATHRRLVSFIHSQGAAAAVQLNHAGGRASGKPWLPGTHGGSAPLEDGGWQTVGMTDQSIAKGYRPTTKLSKDGIEQIVSDFAAAARRADAAGYDVIQIHAAHGYLLHQSLSPLTNTRDDKYGGTEENRFRLTREVVDAVRAAWPDSKPLGIRISATDWVAGGLDVDVTSRLMRDLVKNHGINWVDVSSGGLVSTPLQPSGPGFHAVLGAQIKRALADTDAVVSVVGGICSPEQAETMLRTGQVDAVSIGRAAMRNPHWPAMAAARLGVPRESNPAAPQYWRAEW, from the coding sequence ATGACCACAGACAACCGCAGCACCTTGTTTTCGCCGCTGACCCTTCCCACACCGGACGGGACGGGGTTTGCGCTGCGCAACCGCACCATCCTCTCCCCCATGTGCCAGTATGCCGTCGACCGTCAGGACGGGGTGGCCACCGACTGGCATCTGCAACATTACGGAGCCATCGCCGCCGGCGGGTTCGGATTGCTGACCATCGAATCGACAGGGGTCAATGCGATCGGCCGGATTTCACCGCGAGACCTCGGAATGTACAACGAGACGCAGGAAGCCACGCACCGGCGTCTGGTCTCCTTCATCCACTCACAAGGCGCGGCTGCGGCGGTGCAGCTCAACCACGCAGGCGGACGCGCTTCCGGCAAACCTTGGCTTCCCGGCACGCACGGCGGTTCCGCGCCTCTTGAAGACGGCGGATGGCAGACGGTCGGTATGACCGACCAGTCCATCGCCAAGGGCTATCGGCCGACGACGAAACTGAGCAAAGACGGCATCGAGCAGATCGTCTCGGATTTCGCTGCCGCCGCACGCCGTGCCGACGCCGCCGGCTACGACGTCATCCAAATCCATGCCGCACACGGCTATCTGCTGCATCAGTCGCTTTCGCCGTTGACCAATACCCGCGACGACAAATACGGCGGCACCGAGGAGAACCGATTCCGGCTGACCCGCGAAGTCGTGGACGCGGTGCGTGCGGCGTGGCCTGATTCCAAGCCGCTAGGCATCCGCATCTCCGCCACCGATTGGGTCGCCGGCGGGCTTGATGTCGACGTCACCTCGCGCCTGATGCGCGATCTGGTCAAGAACCACGGCATCAACTGGGTCGACGTGTCTTCCGGCGGTTTGGTCAGCACACCGCTGCAGCCTTCCGGCCCCGGATTCCATGCAGTGTTGGGCGCACAAATCAAACGCGCCTTGGCCGACACCGACGCCGTGGTCAGCGTGGTCGGCGGTATTTGTAGCCCTGAGCAGGCCGAGACGATGCTGCGCACCGGCCAGGTCGATGCCGTCTCGATCGGACGCGCCGCGATGCGCAATCCACACTGGCCCGCGATGGCCGCCGCTCGTCTGGGCGTTCCTCGTGAATCCAACCCGGCAGCGCCGCAATACTGGCGTGCCGAGTGGTAA
- a CDS encoding TetR/AcrR family transcriptional regulator yields the protein MSKAKQRRIRKSPEERRAEITQAAAKLISTKGFNGISLKDVADEVGMSQPGLLHYVGNKDGLLSPLITDIYDTTGTPDDFLESGLPGSDPEGPFFPAYLRFLVRHNAGRKMMVQLYMVLETESFDPSHPLHQYFVERPESVWGYYSQFDWALPAEFRPWGDKMRPVVRRCIEAMDGIQLRWLRDPPIDLYDEWLAFEKVIFPDGVWDHYR from the coding sequence ATGTCAAAAGCCAAGCAGCGCCGAATCCGCAAGTCTCCCGAGGAACGCCGGGCGGAAATCACGCAGGCCGCTGCCAAGCTGATCAGTACCAAGGGGTTCAACGGCATTTCGCTCAAAGACGTCGCCGACGAGGTCGGTATGAGCCAGCCAGGGCTTTTGCATTACGTTGGCAACAAAGACGGTCTGCTCTCACCCTTGATCACCGATATCTATGACACGACGGGCACGCCGGATGATTTCCTGGAGTCCGGCTTGCCGGGCAGCGACCCCGAAGGCCCGTTTTTCCCTGCATACCTGCGATTTTTGGTACGGCACAATGCCGGCAGGAAAATGATGGTGCAGCTTTATATGGTTTTGGAAACAGAATCGTTCGATCCCTCGCATCCCCTCCACCAGTACTTCGTCGAACGTCCCGAGTCGGTGTGGGGCTATTATTCGCAATTCGATTGGGCCCTGCCTGCGGAATTTCGTCCGTGGGGCGATAAGATGCGACCGGTGGTCCGCAGGTGCATCGAGGCCATGGACGGCATCCAGCTGCGATGGCTGCGTGACCCCCCGATCGATCTTTACGACGAATGGCTGGCGTTCGAAAAGGTCATTTTCCCGGATGGGGTGTGGGACCATTATCGGT
- a CDS encoding acyl-CoA dehydratase activase-related protein, translating into MADVMTTKTTEHEVTPLRVGLDIGSTTVKAVVLDKSSDLKDVLFADYRRHNANVRATVAGLLRDIKKQLEEEGRGSQLINLAITGSGGLGLADDMNVPFVQEVIAETKAIDQVYPQADVIIELGGEDAKITYLKPTPEQRMNGSCAGGTGAFIDQMATLLDTDASGLNDMAKDYKILYPIASRCGVFAKSDLQPLINDGADKPDLAASIFSAVATQTIAGLASGRPIHGNVVFLGGPLFFLSELREAFARALEGKVDKFIVPENAHLYVAYGSALMCGDDNELDVGQHFEPRSCQEIIDDLEALKNKPVDTATMPPLFPTEEDRRKFNERHHAEQVKVGTLEGAKGPHFLGIDAGSTTIKATLINDDREIVWSSYGTNDGSPLDAAVEIVRKIENELPAEAWIARSCATGYGEGLITTGLHLDEGVVETMAHYRGAEMVSPGVTAVIDIGGQDMKYLAIADGVIDSISVNEACSSGCGSFLQTFAYSMGLTIEEFTQAALNSDHPVDLGSRCTVFMNSSVKQAQKEGATVENIAAGLCYSVVRNALYKVIKLRDSGQLGDTIEVQGGTFLNDAVLRAFELLTGKEVTRPNIAGLMGAFGAALTARMHYEDAHDLDESAEHTKSAIVEGDELDHLSMTSERDVCKRCQNRCKLTITTFQDGSRYVTGNRCERGADAKAERSDRPNLYDYKYKRVFAYRRLTDKKAYRGEIGIPRALNMYENYPFWFTLLTNLGFKVRLSGRSSHELFQSGIESIASENICYPAKMVHGHIKWLLDRGVKTIFYPCVSYEENLVEGDTDNHYNCPIVANYPVVIEANMTELREPGIRYMRPYFNLADHELMVDRIVEEFAWTNVTREEAEKAVKAAYAEDKIFKHDVQQEGLRALAYMKEHNCRGIVLAGRPYHIDPEINHGIPETICSLGMVVLSEDSICELQPGQNLHLSEFLSEGEKDPRAKDEGGFREVGDRKVINMPLRVANQWAYHSRLYAAANFVASYPGLELVQLNSFGCGIDAITTDQVSEILADKADVYTLLKIDEVSNLGAAKIRLRSLKAAIEEREANKAKLAKAPSKPELETKADGKTDEETAKQAAEAKAREAAAAKREAELKDAESKLEKAKAQLAAAQAAVDAAANKAETAKQNVEATIAEDSSVSADSAEGPEDSDNMEVPAARQGEFRKTGSKAPTPGRQVLLDSVMKANPKLTESMKEASRRANGKSVADGGAKTGSVNATATSGKSANGKKKKRSKGTLSAYAHKVRFQKDMRRDYTIVAPQMSPVHMSLVEAVIRSGGYKFDVLKMADQQDVETGLKYVNNDACYPAIMVVGQLVDSIIKGKYDPNKVCLAITQTGGMCRATNYYGLIRKALVDAGYPQVPVIALSTQGIEDNPGFKATPTLLWRAIKALVIGDLLMKCHYRVRPYEKVKGSANQLYEMWDTIVRETIEHHGHSATAKRKIGKGYLPYQTLLNEIVKSFDALPLRNIPRKPRVGVVGEILVKYHPDANNHLVDQIEEQGCEAVVPGIMEFMTTRPYITDWNEHNTGMGGNKKVYALMRWGLDRILNPVRRAIDLAHGKFIQDTPMPELVKLASTVTSIGVQAGEGWLLTGEILELIRSGCPNVVCAQPFACLPNHVTGRGMFGKIRRLHPEANIVSIDYDPGASAANQLNRIKLMIAAAKKADQKLAKAD; encoded by the coding sequence ATGGCTGACGTGATGACAACCAAGACAACGGAGCATGAGGTTACGCCCCTGCGGGTCGGGCTCGATATCGGTTCAACTACGGTCAAGGCCGTCGTTCTCGACAAAAGCAGCGACTTGAAGGATGTGCTGTTTGCCGATTATCGGCGTCACAACGCCAATGTGCGCGCCACGGTGGCAGGGTTGCTGCGTGACATCAAGAAACAACTCGAAGAAGAGGGACGCGGCTCGCAGCTGATCAACCTCGCGATCACCGGTTCCGGCGGTCTGGGCCTGGCCGACGATATGAACGTCCCATTCGTCCAGGAGGTCATCGCCGAAACCAAGGCCATTGACCAGGTATACCCGCAAGCCGACGTCATCATCGAGCTTGGCGGCGAGGACGCGAAGATCACGTATCTGAAGCCGACACCTGAACAGCGTATGAACGGTTCCTGCGCGGGCGGCACCGGTGCGTTCATCGATCAGATGGCGACGCTGCTGGACACGGATGCCAGCGGCTTGAACGATATGGCCAAGGACTACAAGATTTTGTACCCGATCGCTTCGCGTTGCGGCGTATTCGCCAAATCCGACCTGCAGCCGCTGATCAACGACGGTGCCGACAAGCCAGACCTTGCTGCTTCCATCTTCTCGGCAGTGGCCACGCAGACCATCGCCGGGCTGGCTTCCGGCCGCCCGATTCACGGCAATGTCGTCTTTCTCGGCGGGCCGCTGTTCTTCCTTTCCGAGCTGCGTGAGGCCTTTGCCCGTGCGCTCGAAGGCAAGGTCGACAAGTTCATCGTCCCCGAAAACGCCCACCTCTATGTCGCCTACGGTTCCGCGCTCATGTGCGGCGACGACAACGAACTGGATGTGGGGCAGCACTTTGAGCCGCGCAGCTGTCAAGAGATTATCGACGACCTCGAGGCGCTGAAGAACAAGCCGGTCGACACCGCCACGATGCCGCCGCTCTTCCCGACCGAAGAGGACCGTCGCAAATTCAACGAACGCCATCATGCCGAACAGGTCAAGGTCGGCACGCTTGAAGGCGCGAAAGGCCCGCATTTCCTTGGTATCGACGCCGGTTCGACCACCATCAAGGCGACGCTGATCAACGACGACCGTGAAATCGTGTGGTCGTCTTACGGCACCAACGACGGCAGCCCGCTCGACGCGGCCGTGGAAATCGTACGCAAGATTGAGAACGAACTGCCGGCCGAGGCGTGGATCGCGCGCAGTTGCGCCACCGGCTATGGCGAAGGGCTGATCACCACTGGTCTGCACTTGGACGAGGGTGTGGTGGAGACCATGGCGCACTATCGTGGCGCCGAAATGGTGAGCCCCGGTGTCACCGCCGTCATCGACATCGGCGGGCAGGACATGAAGTACCTTGCCATCGCCGACGGCGTCATCGATTCGATCTCTGTCAACGAGGCCTGCTCGTCCGGCTGCGGTTCGTTCCTGCAGACCTTTGCGTATTCCATGGGTCTGACCATCGAGGAATTCACGCAGGCCGCGCTGAATTCCGACCACCCGGTCGACTTGGGCTCGCGTTGCACCGTGTTCATGAACTCGTCGGTCAAGCAGGCGCAGAAGGAAGGCGCCACCGTCGAGAACATCGCGGCGGGCCTGTGCTATTCCGTGGTGCGCAATGCGCTCTACAAGGTCATCAAGCTGCGTGATTCCGGCCAGCTCGGCGACACCATCGAGGTGCAGGGCGGCACGTTCCTCAACGACGCGGTGCTACGCGCCTTCGAACTGCTGACCGGCAAAGAGGTCACGAGGCCCAATATCGCCGGCCTGATGGGTGCGTTCGGCGCGGCGCTGACCGCCCGCATGCACTATGAGGATGCCCACGATCTTGACGAGAGTGCGGAGCATACCAAGTCGGCCATCGTCGAGGGCGACGAGCTCGATCATCTGTCGATGACCTCCGAGCGTGACGTGTGCAAGCGCTGCCAGAACCGTTGCAAGCTCACCATCACGACCTTCCAGGACGGCTCGCGCTACGTCACCGGCAACCGCTGCGAACGCGGTGCCGACGCGAAGGCCGAGCGCAGCGACCGCCCGAACCTCTACGACTACAAGTACAAGCGCGTCTTCGCCTATCGCAGGCTCACCGATAAGAAGGCCTACCGCGGCGAAATCGGCATCCCTCGTGCGCTCAACATGTACGAGAACTACCCGTTCTGGTTCACGTTGCTGACCAACCTCGGCTTCAAGGTCCGGCTTTCCGGTCGTTCCAGCCACGAGCTCTTCCAGTCCGGCATCGAATCCATCGCCTCGGAGAACATCTGCTACCCGGCCAAGATGGTGCACGGCCATATCAAGTGGCTGCTGGACCGCGGGGTCAAGACGATTTTCTACCCGTGCGTCTCCTACGAGGAGAACCTGGTCGAAGGTGACACCGACAACCATTACAACTGCCCGATCGTCGCCAACTACCCGGTCGTCATCGAAGCCAACATGACCGAGCTGCGCGAGCCCGGCATCCGCTATATGCGCCCGTACTTCAACCTCGCCGACCATGAGTTGATGGTCGACCGCATCGTCGAGGAATTCGCGTGGACCAATGTCACCCGCGAAGAGGCCGAGAAGGCCGTCAAGGCCGCATATGCCGAAGACAAGATCTTCAAGCACGACGTGCAGCAGGAAGGCCTGCGCGCGCTCGCCTATATGAAGGAACACAACTGCCGCGGCATCGTGCTCGCCGGACGCCCTTACCATATCGACCCCGAAATCAACCATGGCATCCCCGAGACCATCTGCTCGCTGGGCATGGTGGTGCTTTCGGAGGATTCCATCTGCGAGCTGCAGCCGGGCCAGAACCTGCACTTGAGTGAGTTCTTGAGCGAAGGCGAGAAAGACCCGCGCGCCAAGGACGAAGGCGGGTTCCGCGAAGTCGGCGACCGCAAGGTCATCAACATGCCGTTGCGTGTGGCCAACCAGTGGGCCTATCATTCCAGGCTGTATGCGGCGGCGAATTTCGTCGCGTCCTACCCGGGGCTCGAACTCGTGCAGCTCAACTCCTTCGGTTGCGGCATCGACGCCATCACCACCGACCAGGTCAGCGAGATTTTGGCCGACAAGGCCGACGTCTACACGTTGCTCAAGATTGACGAGGTCAGCAACTTGGGCGCGGCGAAGATTCGTCTGCGCTCGCTCAAGGCGGCCATCGAGGAGCGCGAGGCCAACAAGGCCAAGCTCGCCAAGGCCCCGTCCAAGCCTGAGCTCGAAACGAAGGCCGACGGCAAGACCGACGAAGAAACGGCCAAACAAGCTGCCGAAGCGAAGGCTCGCGAAGCTGCCGCCGCCAAGCGCGAGGCCGAACTGAAGGATGCCGAGAGCAAGCTTGAAAAGGCCAAGGCGCAATTGGCCGCGGCCCAGGCTGCCGTCGATGCGGCGGCGAACAAGGCCGAGACCGCCAAGCAGAACGTCGAAGCGACGATAGCAGAGGATTCGTCTGTTTCTGCCGATTCCGCCGAGGGCCCCGAGGATTCCGATAATATGGAAGTCCCTGCCGCTCGTCAGGGCGAATTCCGCAAAACCGGTTCCAAGGCTCCGACCCCGGGTCGTCAGGTCTTGCTCGACAGCGTGATGAAGGCGAATCCGAAGCTCACCGAATCGATGAAAGAGGCTTCGCGCCGCGCCAATGGCAAGAGCGTTGCCGACGGTGGCGCGAAAACCGGCAGCGTGAACGCCACTGCGACCTCCGGCAAATCCGCCAACGGCAAGAAAAAGAAGCGCAGCAAGGGTACGCTATCCGCATACGCCCACAAGGTACGTTTCCAGAAGGACATGCGACGCGACTACACCATCGTCGCCCCGCAGATGAGCCCGGTGCATATGAGTCTGGTCGAGGCGGTGATCCGTTCCGGCGGCTACAAATTCGACGTGCTCAAGATGGCCGATCAGCAGGATGTGGAAACCGGTCTCAAATACGTCAACAACGACGCCTGTTACCCGGCCATCATGGTCGTGGGGCAATTGGTCGATTCGATCATCAAAGGCAAGTACGATCCGAACAAGGTCTGCCTGGCGATCACCCAGACCGGCGGCATGTGCCGCGCCACCAACTACTACGGCCTGATTCGCAAGGCCTTGGTCGATGCGGGTTATCCGCAGGTGCCGGTTATCGCGTTGTCCACCCAAGGTATCGAGGACAATCCCGGTTTCAAGGCGACCCCGACGCTGCTGTGGCGGGCGATCAAGGCGTTGGTCATCGGCGACCTCTTAATGAAGTGCCATTACCGCGTGCGCCCATACGAAAAGGTCAAAGGCAGCGCCAACCAGCTCTACGAGATGTGGGACACGATCGTGCGCGAGACCATCGAACACCATGGCCATTCCGCGACCGCGAAGCGGAAGATCGGCAAGGGCTATCTGCCCTATCAGACGCTCTTGAACGAGATTGTCAAGAGCTTCGACGCCCTGCCGTTGCGCAATATCCCGCGCAAGCCGCGTGTCGGCGTGGTTGGCGAGATCTTGGTGAAGTACCATCCCGATGCCAACAACCACCTGGTCGATCAGATCGAGGAACAGGGCTGCGAGGCCGTGGTGCCCGGCATCATGGAGTTCATGACCACCCGCCCCTACATCACCGACTGGAACGAACACAACACCGGCATGGGCGGCAACAAGAAAGTTTATGCGCTGATGCGTTGGGGCCTCGACCGCATCCTGAACCCGGTGCGCCGCGCCATCGACCTTGCGCACGGCAAGTTCATCCAGGACACCCCGATGCCGGAATTGGTGAAGCTCGCCTCCACCGTCACCTCGATCGGCGTGCAGGCCGGCGAGGGCTGGCTGTTGACCGGCGAGATTCTTGAGCTTATCAGGTCCGGCTGCCCGAATGTCGTGTGCGCCCAGCCGTTCGCCTGCCTGCCCAACCACGTCACCGGACGCGGCATGTTCGGCAAGATTCGTCGCCTGCATCCCGAGGCCAATATCGTCTCCATCGACTACGACCCGGGCGCCTCCGCGGCCAACCAGCTGAACCGTATCAAGCTGATGATCGCCGCCGCCAAGAAGGCCGATCAGAAACTGGCGAAAGCAGACTGA